In a genomic window of Methylobacter sp. YRD-M1:
- a CDS encoding alpha/beta fold hydrolase — MSKPALFCFTICLLCACSRQQTVTAPYPFWGRPVYLKVEGNDVWRSMQILKPKSPDTVQGCLLIVHGMNEHIGRYGRIAEHFADRFIVVGLDLTAHGLSNPVLSKAHESITAGAAAYDASHAYLEQAQFRDLQPMRDDLASALHYLSDQCRSRASSHPANGIHAIPGDCRANSRLACGIHTIPGDKPLPIFILSHSLGSLVVSSYLLQAENKALTDRVKGVVFSAPAFSVTEVPGWRGWFQNPIVRFTFHTHEHFLNPQDEALPVMLFNQLLALISVPLQDGIIELFSMPGMRNLFSPTAPDWVRDYLTDSEEEKQKLAKDKYMMRQSVLRYVLAIEKEIIQFRRQMDRFGPPYLLIYSENDPITPAWGSIDFAAATRSNHADNRLVLLAGISHHEQLFSSSPLREHILSVIDEWLQKRLTQQ; from the coding sequence ATGAGTAAGCCGGCGCTTTTCTGTTTCACAATATGCCTATTGTGCGCCTGCTCGCGCCAGCAGACAGTCACGGCGCCTTATCCTTTCTGGGGGCGGCCAGTCTACCTGAAGGTAGAGGGAAATGATGTCTGGCGGAGCATGCAGATCCTGAAGCCGAAATCGCCGGATACGGTTCAAGGCTGCCTGCTGATCGTGCATGGCATGAATGAACATATCGGCCGCTATGGGCGTATAGCCGAACACTTCGCCGACCGTTTTATAGTAGTTGGCCTGGACCTGACGGCTCACGGTCTGAGCAATCCGGTATTATCAAAAGCCCATGAAAGCATCACTGCCGGTGCGGCGGCTTATGATGCCAGTCATGCTTATCTCGAGCAGGCCCAATTCCGGGACCTGCAACCCATGCGCGACGATCTGGCGTCTGCTCTGCATTATCTATCCGATCAATGCCGTAGCCGTGCCAGTTCCCATCCGGCTAACGGCATACACGCCATCCCTGGCGATTGCCGCGCCAATTCCCGACTGGCTTGCGGCATACACACCATCCCTGGCGATAAACCGCTGCCTATATTTATTTTGTCCCATAGCTTGGGCTCGCTGGTTGTCTCATCCTATCTGCTGCAGGCTGAAAACAAGGCATTAACGGACCGGGTGAAAGGCGTTGTGTTCAGCGCCCCGGCCTTTTCTGTAACTGAAGTGCCTGGCTGGCGCGGCTGGTTCCAGAACCCGATAGTCCGGTTTACTTTTCATACGCATGAACATTTTCTGAATCCACAAGATGAGGCACTGCCTGTTATGCTGTTCAACCAGCTGCTGGCCTTGATCAGCGTGCCGCTGCAAGACGGCATAATTGAATTATTTTCAATGCCGGGCATGCGCAACCTATTTTCACCGACTGCGCCGGATTGGGTAAGGGATTACCTGACTGACTCTGAAGAGGAAAAACAAAAGCTGGCGAAAGATAAATACATGATGCGGCAGTCCGTGCTGCGCTATGTGCTGGCAATCGAAAAGGAAATCATCCAATTCAGGCGCCAAATGGATCGATTTGGCCCCCCTTATCTGCTTATTTATTCCGAGAATGATCCCATTACGCCAGCTTGGGGAAGCATTGATTTTGCAGCCGCCACACGATCGAATCATGCTGATAACCGACTCGTTCTGCTAGCCGGCATCAGCCATCATGAGCAGCTTT
- a CDS encoding YbhB/YbcL family Raf kinase inhibitor-like protein — protein sequence MTMTLKSPDFNHQGEIPKQYTCDGADVSPALTWSDIPPNTKSLALIVDDPDAPDPAAPKMTWVHWVLYNIPPAASGLPQSVAPSALPTGTLQGKNDWKRTGYGGPCPPKGRHRYFHKLYALDIELPDMHWPDKAQLEKAMAGHIIGQTELIGTYQRQ from the coding sequence ATGACCATGACGTTGAAGTCGCCCGATTTTAACCACCAGGGCGAAATCCCCAAGCAATATACGTGCGATGGCGCTGATGTTTCACCAGCGCTGACCTGGTCGGACATTCCGCCAAACACCAAGTCGCTGGCATTAATCGTCGATGACCCCGATGCGCCCGACCCGGCCGCGCCTAAAATGACCTGGGTTCACTGGGTGCTTTACAATATTCCTCCGGCAGCTTCCGGATTACCGCAAAGTGTTGCTCCAAGTGCCTTGCCGACTGGCACACTGCAAGGAAAGAACGACTGGAAACGCACCGGTTACGGTGGTCCTTGCCCGCCCAAAGGCCGACACCGTTATTTTCATAAGCTGTATGCCCTGGATATAGAACTGCCGGATATGCATTGGCCTGATAAAGCCCAGCTTGAGAAGGCGATGGCCGGGCATATTATTGGCCAGACGGAATTGATCGGTACTTATCAGCGTCAATAA
- a CDS encoding bifunctional aminoglycoside phosphotransferase/ATP-binding protein, with protein MNNEAAEKPHEPTRGNDALYPPLIQSLCKADAYPHAVASIRLVETHISWLLLTGDYVYKIKKPVDFGFLDFSTLERRRFCCEEEIRLNRRLAPELYLDVVPITGTPEHPQLAGTGQAFEYAVRMVQFSAGQLLSERAADGRLKVDEIDQIARLIAEFHESVERADEDSAYGDSEVIQKWFLENLDTVKSLLTDEQQLRQLELIQAWGNAQWRCKAGLMQLRKRQGYVRECHGDLHLNNITMLNGKVTPFDCIEFNPTLRWIDVISEIAFLFIDLLHVGHERLAYRFLNHYLHYTGDYSGLALLRYYLVYRAMVRAKVTMLRMAQQRNDEAVCMQALAEYAVYADLAEHFTKEGKGALIITHGYSGSGKSTLAGQLVERLGAIQIRSDIERKRLFGYRMLEATDSGVDQGLYTQEAGRRTFQRLSELAKAVIEADFMVIVDATFIQVSLREQFRNLASDCGVPFLIIDFKASEQTLYRRIERRRQLMNDASEATLDVLKKQLMSAQPLSEDELRCTITVDTEMSNALDQLFDELNNILSP; from the coding sequence ATGAACAATGAAGCAGCCGAAAAGCCTCATGAGCCAACCAGAGGAAACGATGCCCTTTATCCGCCATTGATCCAGTCATTATGCAAGGCCGATGCCTATCCACATGCGGTTGCTTCGATCAGGCTGGTTGAAACGCATATTTCCTGGTTATTGCTGACAGGTGACTATGTGTACAAAATAAAAAAACCGGTTGATTTCGGTTTTCTGGATTTTTCAACGCTGGAGCGGCGGCGATTTTGCTGCGAGGAGGAGATAAGGCTTAACCGTCGCCTGGCGCCGGAACTGTATCTCGATGTCGTGCCTATAACAGGAACGCCGGAGCACCCGCAACTAGCCGGTACGGGGCAGGCCTTTGAATATGCCGTCAGGATGGTGCAGTTTTCTGCCGGACAACTGCTGAGCGAGCGGGCGGCAGACGGGAGGCTGAAGGTCGATGAGATCGATCAGATAGCCAGGCTGATTGCCGAGTTTCATGAATCCGTTGAACGGGCAGATGAAGACTCTGCTTATGGCGACAGTGAAGTGATTCAAAAATGGTTCCTGGAGAATCTCGATACGGTCAAGTCGCTGCTGACCGATGAGCAGCAATTGCGCCAGCTTGAATTGATCCAGGCATGGGGCAATGCGCAATGGCGCTGCAAGGCCGGTCTGATGCAACTGCGCAAGCGGCAGGGTTATGTGCGCGAATGCCACGGTGATCTGCACCTGAACAATATCACAATGCTCAACGGCAAGGTCACGCCGTTCGATTGCATCGAATTCAATCCGACACTGCGCTGGATCGACGTCATTAGCGAGATAGCCTTTTTGTTTATTGATCTGCTGCATGTCGGGCATGAGCGTCTGGCTTATCGTTTTCTCAATCATTACCTGCATTACACAGGCGATTATTCCGGCCTGGCTTTGTTGCGGTACTATCTGGTTTATCGCGCCATGGTACGCGCTAAAGTGACAATGCTGCGTATGGCGCAGCAGCGCAATGATGAGGCCGTTTGCATGCAGGCACTTGCCGAGTATGCCGTTTATGCGGATCTGGCCGAGCATTTTACTAAAGAGGGCAAGGGTGCATTGATCATTACGCATGGCTATTCCGGATCGGGAAAGTCCACCCTGGCCGGTCAGCTGGTTGAGCGGCTGGGCGCGATACAGATCCGTTCCGATATCGAGCGCAAAAGGCTGTTCGGTTACCGGATGCTGGAAGCGACTGACAGCGGCGTCGATCAGGGCCTTTATACGCAAGAGGCGGGGCGCCGGACTTTTCAGCGTTTGTCCGAACTGGCTAAAGCCGTGATCGAAGCGGATTTTATGGTGATTGTCGATGCGACCTTTATTCAAGTTTCATTGCGCGAGCAATTTCGAAATCTGGCAAGTGATTGCGGCGTACCATTTCTGATTATTGATTTCAAAGCATCCGAGCAGACGTTATACAGGCGCATAGAACGGCGGCGGCAATTGATGAATGACGCGTCCGAAGCGACTTTGGACGTACTGAAAAAGCAGCTTATGTCGGCGCAACCGCTGTCTGAAGATGAACTGAGATGCACGATTACTGTGGATACCGAAATGAGCAACGCGCTGGATCAGCTATTCGATGAGCTAAATAACATTCTGTCGCCCTGA